A genomic segment from Desulfurella amilsii encodes:
- the trmFO gene encoding methylenetetrahydrofolate--tRNA-(uracil(54)-C(5))-methyltransferase (FADH(2)-oxidizing) TrmFO — MRVCIIGGGLAGCEVAYKIAQNGFAVDMYEMRPIKQTPAHLTDYLAEIVCSNSFGAKSIKTASGLLKKEMKLLGSLVISVAKTCVVPAGRALAIDRTLFAKNITQIIEQHPNINIIRKEMKKLPVNYDLVVISSGPLTSQDLENEILNITGKENLYFYDAIAPHIITQSVDFSKGFFANRYEEGLDYFNCVLSKEEYEEFYNALVKAECVAYKDFEKPRFFEGCMPVEELAKRGFNTLCFGPMKPVGLAKHGFKPYAVVQLRKENASGTILSMVGFQTKLTYKEQITVFRLIPALKNAEFAKLGSMHRNTYLQSQHLLTPYLNLKSMPNIFFAGQITGVEGYIASAASGLFVGINISRLLKDMNLISLPPNTMLGGLINYISQPKDTLQPMGPNFGLIETPFPKLEKAKRALKSMFDFCKSNDLF; from the coding sequence ATGAGAGTATGTATAATTGGTGGTGGCCTTGCTGGGTGCGAGGTAGCCTATAAAATAGCTCAAAATGGTTTTGCAGTTGATATGTATGAAATGCGTCCTATAAAGCAAACACCAGCGCATCTTACAGATTATTTAGCTGAAATTGTTTGTTCTAATTCTTTTGGTGCGAAATCGATAAAAACAGCGTCAGGTCTACTTAAAAAAGAGATGAAACTGCTTGGATCATTAGTAATCTCAGTGGCAAAAACCTGCGTGGTGCCAGCAGGAAGGGCTTTGGCTATAGATAGGACCCTATTTGCTAAAAATATCACACAAATTATTGAACAACATCCAAACATAAATATTATAAGAAAAGAGATGAAAAAATTGCCTGTTAATTATGACTTAGTGGTTATCTCGAGTGGCCCTTTGACTTCTCAAGATCTGGAAAATGAAATTTTAAACATCACAGGCAAGGAAAATTTGTATTTCTACGATGCAATTGCGCCTCATATAATAACCCAAAGCGTAGATTTTTCTAAAGGTTTCTTTGCAAATAGGTATGAAGAAGGCTTAGATTATTTTAACTGTGTGTTATCAAAAGAAGAATACGAAGAGTTTTACAATGCATTGGTAAAAGCTGAATGTGTAGCGTATAAAGATTTTGAGAAACCACGTTTTTTTGAAGGTTGTATGCCTGTAGAAGAGCTTGCAAAAAGAGGTTTTAACACTTTGTGCTTTGGACCTATGAAGCCCGTTGGTTTGGCAAAACATGGTTTTAAACCGTATGCTGTGGTTCAGTTAAGGAAAGAAAATGCTTCAGGCACAATATTGTCAATGGTAGGTTTTCAAACAAAGCTAACCTACAAAGAGCAAATAACGGTATTTAGATTGATTCCAGCACTAAAAAATGCAGAATTTGCAAAACTGGGTTCTATGCATAGGAACACTTATTTACAATCACAGCATTTGTTAACGCCATATTTAAACTTAAAGAGTATGCCAAACATTTTTTTTGCCGGTCAGATAACAGGTGTTGAAGGCTATATTGCCAGCGCTGCAAGTGGATTGTTTGTTGGTATAAATATCTCAAGACTTTTAAAAGATATGAATTTAATATCACTGCCCCCAAACACTATGCTTGGTGGTTTAATCAATTACATTAGCCAACCAAAAGATACCCTGCAACCTATGGGACCAAATTTTGGTTTGATTGAAACGCCTTTTCCAAAATTAGAAAAGGCAAAACGCGCTCTAAAGAGTATGTTTGATTTTTGCAAAAGTAACGATTTGTTTTAA
- the rpsO gene encoding 30S ribosomal protein S15 translates to MLTKEKKEEIIKRFGAGEKDSGSVSVQIALLTERINYLTDHLKNYKKDFQTRRGLLRLVNQRRRLLKYLEKYNFAEFKKVVKELGLRVKGQI, encoded by the coding sequence ATGTTGACTAAGGAAAAAAAAGAAGAAATAATTAAAAGATTTGGTGCTGGTGAAAAAGACAGTGGCTCGGTATCTGTGCAAATTGCGCTTTTGACGGAGCGCATAAACTATTTAACAGATCATCTTAAAAATTATAAGAAAGACTTTCAAACACGTAGAGGCTTATTGAGGCTTGTTAACCAAAGAAGGAGATTATTGAAATACCTAGAAAAATACAATTTTGCAGAATTTAAGAAAGTAGTTAAAGAGTTAGGATTAAGGGTTAAAGGTCAAATATGA
- the pnp gene encoding polyribonucleotide nucleotidyltransferase — translation MIFEIQDNIYGKKISIQTGKWAKQADGACVVSIGDTVVLATAVSAKEPPKEFLDFFPLTVNYQEKFYAIGKIPGGFVKREGKPSDYETLVSRLIDRSIRPLFPSGYKQETQVIVTTISADQENDVVVASVLAASCALNISDIPFFGPVAACRIGLRGKEFIPLPTQSEIRDSFLNLIVAGTKNAINMIESGSVEISTVDMVESISYAQKVINKLIDLQEKIIKDAAKSKRQYKPMVVSDNILTSMEALCIDELQEALNITDKKIRHEKINSVFEAAFNKLKEEFSEEENFETKLKAAFESIIKNLVRDKIISTGIRIDGRGLDDIRPITCEVGVLPRTHGSAVFTRGETQALVVTTLGSKTDMQIIDNIGGETFERFMLHYNFPPFSVGEVKRLGAPGRREIGHGALAKRAIEPVIPNEADFPYAIRIVSDILESNGSSSMATVCGATLSLMDAGVPIKKPVSGVAMGLIKSEDNYYILTDIMGDEDHYGDMDFKVAGTKDGINALQMDIKIEGVGDKVLMYALEKAEKARLFILDKMLQTMPTCRAHLSEYAPKVTVINISADKIKDLIGPGGKVIKSIIEETNTKIDIEQDGKVNIFASNTKGLEKAMQLIKISIGELEEGQIVEGMVSRIEDYGAFIKFSPNQEGLIHISQIDTKRVKSVSEILNIGDRVTTKIIGIDKFGRVSLSLKALKLENQQEEQNEVSDT, via the coding sequence ATGATTTTTGAAATACAAGACAATATATATGGTAAAAAGATATCGATTCAAACAGGAAAGTGGGCAAAGCAAGCTGATGGTGCTTGCGTAGTGTCGATTGGCGATACGGTAGTTTTGGCTACCGCGGTTTCAGCGAAGGAGCCGCCAAAAGAATTTTTGGATTTTTTTCCGTTAACTGTTAATTACCAAGAAAAGTTTTATGCAATTGGGAAGATACCTGGCGGTTTTGTAAAGCGCGAAGGCAAGCCCAGCGATTATGAAACGCTCGTTTCAAGACTTATAGATAGATCAATTAGGCCGTTGTTTCCATCAGGTTATAAACAAGAAACGCAAGTTATAGTTACTACAATATCTGCCGACCAGGAAAATGATGTTGTTGTTGCTTCAGTTTTAGCAGCTTCTTGCGCTTTAAATATTTCTGATATACCATTTTTTGGACCAGTTGCAGCATGCAGAATTGGCCTTAGAGGTAAAGAATTTATACCTTTACCAACTCAGTCAGAAATTAGGGATTCTTTTTTAAACTTAATCGTAGCAGGTACTAAAAATGCTATAAATATGATAGAATCTGGTTCAGTTGAGATATCTACTGTAGACATGGTAGAATCTATATCTTACGCGCAGAAAGTTATTAACAAGCTTATTGATTTGCAAGAAAAAATAATCAAAGATGCTGCTAAATCAAAAAGACAATACAAGCCTATGGTTGTTAGCGACAATATTTTGACATCAATGGAAGCTTTATGCATAGATGAGCTTCAAGAGGCTCTTAACATAACAGATAAGAAAATAAGACATGAAAAAATAAATTCTGTATTCGAAGCGGCATTTAACAAATTAAAAGAAGAGTTTAGCGAAGAAGAAAATTTTGAAACAAAGTTAAAAGCGGCTTTTGAAAGTATTATAAAAAACTTAGTAAGGGATAAAATTATATCAACGGGTATAAGGATTGATGGTAGAGGGCTTGATGATATAAGACCCATTACCTGCGAAGTTGGTGTTTTGCCAAGAACACATGGATCTGCTGTATTTACAAGAGGAGAAACTCAGGCTTTAGTTGTGACTACACTTGGATCTAAAACCGATATGCAAATTATAGATAACATTGGTGGTGAAACATTTGAGCGATTTATGCTTCACTATAATTTTCCACCATTTAGCGTGGGAGAAGTTAAACGCCTTGGGGCACCAGGAAGAAGAGAAATTGGGCATGGTGCTTTGGCAAAAAGGGCTATTGAGCCTGTAATTCCAAACGAGGCAGATTTTCCATATGCCATACGTATAGTTTCTGATATACTAGAGTCAAATGGTTCGAGTTCTATGGCAACTGTATGCGGGGCTACCTTATCTTTAATGGATGCTGGTGTTCCTATTAAAAAACCTGTTAGCGGCGTAGCTATGGGGCTTATTAAGTCAGAAGATAATTATTATATTTTGACAGATATAATGGGCGACGAAGACCATTACGGGGATATGGATTTTAAAGTTGCAGGTACAAAAGATGGCATTAATGCGCTTCAAATGGATATAAAAATAGAAGGTGTTGGTGATAAAGTTTTAATGTATGCGCTTGAAAAAGCAGAAAAAGCAAGGCTTTTTATACTTGATAAAATGCTTCAGACAATGCCAACATGCAGGGCTCATTTGTCTGAATATGCCCCAAAGGTCACAGTGATAAACATTAGTGCCGACAAAATTAAAGATTTGATTGGTCCTGGTGGTAAAGTAATTAAATCAATCATAGAAGAGACAAATACAAAAATTGACATTGAACAAGATGGCAAGGTAAATATTTTTGCAAGCAACACAAAAGGCTTAGAAAAGGCTATGCAACTCATAAAAATATCAATTGGTGAGTTAGAAGAAGGTCAAATCGTAGAAGGTATGGTAAGCCGCATAGAAGATTATGGTGCTTTTATAAAATTTTCTCCAAATCAAGAAGGCTTAATACATATATCTCAGATTGACACAAAAAGAGTAAAAAGTGTTTCCGAAATATTAAACATTGGCGATAGGGTAACTACAAAAATCATTGGCATAGATAAGTTTGGCAGAGTTTCTTTATCACTTAAAGCTCTTAAATTAGAAAATCAACAAGAAGAACAAAATGAAGTTTCAGACACTTAA
- a CDS encoding aldo/keto reductase, with product MEFVYVNNTIKASRIGLGTWAIGGWMWGGSDEQQSISTILTALDIGISLIDTAPAYGFGLSEEIVGKALKMHGQRDKVVLATKVGLEWQNGQVFRNSSKNRIQKEIEDSLKRLQTDYIDIYQIHWPDETVELEETASTMLRLYEQGKIRAIGVSNYSLGQMDALRKFVPLHSAQPPFNLYEQQSRKEILPYCYRNNIKTLLYGSLCRGLLSGRMKKDTQFEGDDLRKIDPKFQPGRFENYLKATEELDKFAKQNYNKSVIHLAIRWILDQKGADIALIGARKPSQLLYINELFDFKVSEQDSHQIDLILNTFIKDPIGPEFMAPPHRPI from the coding sequence ATGGAGTTTGTATATGTTAACAACACAATTAAGGCTTCAAGAATAGGCCTTGGAACATGGGCTATTGGTGGATGGATGTGGGGTGGCAGCGATGAACAACAATCTATTAGCACAATCTTAACAGCTTTGGATATAGGTATTAGTTTAATTGATACAGCCCCTGCGTATGGTTTTGGTTTGTCAGAAGAAATTGTTGGGAAAGCGCTAAAAATGCATGGTCAAAGGGATAAAGTAGTTTTGGCAACAAAGGTGGGCCTGGAGTGGCAAAATGGTCAGGTTTTTAGAAATTCGAGCAAGAATCGCATCCAAAAAGAAATCGAAGATTCACTTAAAAGATTACAAACAGATTATATCGATATATACCAGATACATTGGCCAGACGAGACTGTGGAGCTAGAAGAAACCGCTTCCACAATGCTTAGGCTTTATGAACAAGGCAAAATTAGAGCAATAGGCGTAAGCAATTACTCTCTAGGCCAGATGGATGCTCTTAGAAAATTTGTGCCACTTCACAGCGCACAACCACCATTTAACCTCTATGAGCAACAATCAAGAAAAGAGATTTTGCCTTATTGTTATCGAAATAATATTAAAACACTGCTTTATGGATCTTTATGTAGAGGTTTATTGAGCGGCAGAATGAAAAAAGATACGCAGTTTGAAGGCGACGATTTAAGAAAGATTGATCCGAAATTTCAACCAGGTAGGTTTGAAAACTACCTTAAAGCAACTGAAGAGTTGGATAAATTTGCAAAGCAAAATTACAATAAAAGCGTTATTCATTTAGCAATAAGATGGATTTTGGATCAAAAAGGAGCCGATATTGCTCTTATTGGTGCAAGAAAACCTTCTCAATTGCTCTATATAAACGAATTGTTTGATTTTAAAGTATCAGAACAAGATAGCCACCAAATTGATCTTATATTAAATACCTTCATCAAAGATCCTATTGGCCCAGAATTTATGGCGCCACCTCATCGACCTATCTAA